In Nerophis ophidion isolate RoL-2023_Sa linkage group LG03, RoL_Noph_v1.0, whole genome shotgun sequence, the following are encoded in one genomic region:
- the lg03h11orf58 gene encoding small acidic protein: MSLPDRKHGTKRAASPSEEESTQWASADLGSDERRQKFLRLMGASKKEHTGRLVIGDHKSTSLFRSGNEDKKMNQQLEIQYQQGMDGKLSGRNRRHCGLGFSEPESSEVQPADGRNEAKAKPEMSEVQPADGRNEAKAKPEMSPKPETSTSSEVSDSEDEVCDSKPKESATKKDKSVPERKETPKMSFVKSS; this comes from the exons ATGAGTTTGCCGGACAGAAAACACGGAACAAAACGAGCGGCGTCTCCGAGTGAA GAGGAGTCCACCCAGTGGGCCTCAGCTGACCTGGGAAGTGATGAGAGGAGGCAGAAGTTTCTACGGCTGATGGGAGCCTCCAAG AAAGAACACACTGGACGTTTGGTTATTGGCGACCACAAGTCCACTTCACTATTTCGCAGCG GCAACGAAGACAAGAAGATGAACCAGCAGCTGGAGATACAGTACCAGCAGGGGATGGACGGCAAGCTGTCGGGACGCAACCGCAGACACTGTGGACTGGGATTCAGCGAG CCCGAGTCGTCTGAGGTGCAGCCAGCAGACGGTCGGAACGAGGCAAAAGCGAAGCCAGAGATGTCGGAGGTGCAGCCAGCAGACGGTCGGAACGAGGCAAAAGCGAAGCCAGAGATGTCGCCAAAGCCCGAGACGTCCACCAGCAGCGAAGTCAGCGACTCGGAAGACGAGGTTTGTGATTCGAAGCCAAAAGAAAGCGCAACAAAAAAGGACAAAAGCGTCCCAGAACGCAAAGAAACACCCAAAATGTCCTTTGTGAAATCATCGTAG